The genomic DNA TCGCGCGTGGTGGTGAAGGTGAACAGCCGGTCGGTCCAGTGGTGGACGCTCAACACACGTTCTTCGCTGAAAGCACTCATAGGAATCAGGGGTGGTTTGTGAACGAAAGGATCCGCCAATTGTCGGCGACTACCGAAAACACCATTGCCAGTACCGGGTTCGTTTGCTACATTGAGCTTTGATGTAGTGAATGCCACATGAAAGTGTAGTGAATGCTACACAAACATCGGACCCGGCACAAGCGGGTTCCGGCACGGCGGGTGCAAACCCGATGAACCCGATTCTGCGAGAAGCCCGCGATGACCGAACACACCAAGACAGACGGATTGCCCGGCATGGACATGCCGGTCCTGCCCGAGGCCACGGGCAGGGCGCCCCTGCGCAACGAGCGCATGAACGCGAGCAAGGTCGAGTGCAACGCCTGCCCCGTCCTGTGCCAGATCTCCGAGGGCCGCACCGGCGCCTGCGACCGCTATGCCAACCGCGACGGCGTGCTGGTGCGGGTCGATCCGGTGCTGCTGCTGCGCCGCGAGCTGGCCAGCGAATCGCCCGCGCTGGTGCCCTTCGCGCGGCCGGCCGCCGAGCCCGCGGCCGGGGGCGCCGAGCCCGACTGGAACGGCGATCTCCTTCATGCCGACGAGGTTTTCGTGACCGGCGTGGGTTCCTCCACCACCTATCCCGACTACAAGCCCGCGCCCTTCATCGTGGCCTCCAGGGCGCAGGGCGTCGACATGGTGACGGTGGTCACCGAAGGCATCTTCAGCTACTGCAGCTTCAAGGTAAAGATCGACACCGACCGCTTCCTCGGCGCCGAGCAGGCCAACGTGCGCTACCGCGGCGAGGTCGTGGGCCACGTCACCACCGCCGAATACGGCTCGCAGATGCTGTCGCTCGGCGGCGTGCACCATCTCACCGGCGGCAGCAAGAAGGAAGGCCGCATGACGGTCGAGCTGATGCAGCTCCTGGGCAACAAGAAGGCCGCCGAGTGCGTGATCGACGGCGGCGCGAGCATGGTGATCCAGGCCGGCCGCGCGCCGATCGTGAACGGCGTCGAGGAGCAGCGCATGCGCGTCGGCTGCGGCTCCGCGGCGATCGGCATCTTCGCGCGCCAGCTGTTCGGCCAGGCGGACGAGGTGGTGGTGGTCGACGACCACATCACCGGCGTGCTGACCGAGCACCAGGCCGGCCGCTGCCTCGACATGGCGGCCTCGGGCATCCAGATGCGCGGGCGCAAGTCGACGCCGGGGCGCTACTTCCAGGTCGCGAACCCGGGCAACGGCTGGGGCGGCACCGACATCGACGATCCGCTGTCGATCATCGAGGGCTGGGAAGAGGGCGTCGCGCGGCCCGGCCTGCGCCTCCTGATGACCTCGACCACCGGCGAGCATGCGCAGTGGTACGTGCTCGACGAACAGCTGCGGCCGGTCGAGCAGCCGATGCCGGCCGAGGTGCGGCGCATCGTCGAGCGCATCGGCGAGAACTGCGAGCCCTCTCTGTGCTCGGTGCTGTTCCTCGGCGGCGCCGGCGGCAGCCTGCGCGCGGGCGTCACCGAGAACCCGGTGCTTCTCACGCGGGCGATCAAGCGCGCGCTGGTCAACGTCACCTGCGGCGGCGCGCCGGCCTATGTGTGGCCCGGCGGCGGCATCACGGTGATGGTCGACGTGCTGCGGATGCCCGACAACAGCTTCGGCACGGTGCCGACGCCGGCCATCGTCGCGCCGATCGAGTTCAGCATGCGGCGCGACGACTACGCGGCGCTCGGCGGTCACATGGCGCACGTGTTCTCGCTCGAACAGGCGCTGGCGCGCGGGGCCTGGCAGGCCGACGGTGCGCCGCTGGCGCGCCAGTGGCTGCGCATGGATGCGGCCAATCCGTGGCCGCTGGGTCAGCCGCCGATGCTCGGTTAGGGGATTCTGGTGCCTGTTGTTTCTTTTTCCTTGGGTGGGTGCCCGGTCAGCGCTGCGGGCTGCTCGGCCCCACTGCGCCGGCCCCTTCGGGGCTGCCCTGCGGTGCTCGCCTTTCGCGGGGTCTCGCTCAAACTCGCTTCGCTCAGACAGTCGCGAGCCCTGATCCGCGAAAGGCTGCGCTCCTCGGCGGCGCAGAGGGGCCGAGCAGCCCGCAGCGCTGACCGGGCTTGGGGTGGTGCGAAGGATGCGCACTTCGTTGAGGCCCGGTGCCCTCACCCCAGCCCTCTCCCAGAGGGAGAGGGGGCAAGACCACGGCGTGTCCACGGCGGCGGGCGGTGTGTCCTGGGCCGGCCGTTGAGGCACCGCCGAGCAGCGCAGCGGTACGCGGATCAGGGCTCGCGACTGTTTGAGCCGAAGGCGAGTTTGAGCGAGACCCCGCGTACCGCGAGCAGCGCAGGGAAGCCCGAAGGGCCGGTGACGTCGGCCGGCCCAGGGCACACCGCCCGCCGCCGCGCCCGCTGTGTCATCGGACTTTGCAGCGCATCCAAAGACCTCACCGGAACAGGCGCCAGATCATGAGCGCCCAACGTAGCGCACTCGACGGCGGCCGCTGGCATTTCAACCACGGTCCGATCGACATCGTGGCCGAGGCGCGGGGCGATGCCGAGGCGGTCGCCGCGGCGCACGAGGCGGCGTGGCTGCGCTTTCGCGGCGTGCTCGACGAACTGGTCGCCGAGCTGCCCCTGCTGCGGCAGCCCGTCGGCGCGGGCTGCGCGCTGCAGGGCCGCATCGCGCGGCGCATGTGGAACGCCTGCGCACCTTTGCGCGCCGGCTTCATCACGCCGATGGCGGCGGTCGCGGGCGCCGTGGCGCAGGAGCTGGTCGCGTTCTACGAGCGGCCCGGCATCGAGCGTGCGTGGATCAACAACGGCGGCGACATCGCGTTGCACCTGGCGCCGGGCCAGTCGGCGCGCGTCGGCCTGTTCGCCGATCTCGCGCGCTTCGATCCGAGCGATCGCGGGCCGCTTCTCACCGACGGCCAGTTCGCCATCGACGCCGCGATACCGGCGCGCGGCGTCGCGACCAGCGGCTGGCGCGGGCGCAGCTTCTCGCTCGGCATCGCCGACAGCGTGACGGTGCTCGCGGCCAGCGCGGCCGAAGCCGATGCCGCGGCGACCGTGATCGCCAATGCCGTCGATGTCGACGACCCGGGCATCCACCGCCGGCCCGCCAGCGCCTGCAAGGACGACAGCGATCTCTGCGACATCCCGGTGACGACCGGCGTCGACGCGCTGGCGCCCGCGCAGGTGCGCCGCGCCCTGGACGCGGGCGCGGCGCGTGCCGAAGCGCTGCAGCGTCTCGGCCTTGTGCATGCGGCCGTACTCGTTTGCCAGGGGCAATGGCATGTGCTCCAGCCCTTAAGCTCGCAGACCATGGGCCCGCCGCCGCAGCTCACGGACGGCACGCCGTCCGCCGCAGCGGGTTCAGTATTTGCTTAAACAAAAAAGCAGGACGCTTTCATGATCGATATCCGCCGTGTCTTCACCCAGGTCGAGCACATCCACCACGAGTTCGGACCGCGTGCGGCCACGCCGCTGGTGCGCGGCGCCATCGCCGCAGTGCTGACCAATCCCTTCGCGGGCCGCTACGAGCCCGACATCCTGCCGATGATGAAGCTGCTCGATCCGGTCGGTGTCGACATGGCGCATCGGCTGCGCGCCGCCATGGACGTGCCGGTCGAGCGCATCGCCACCTACGGCAAGGGCGCGATCGTCGGCGCCGCCGGCGAGCTCGAACACGGCGCGCTGTGGCACGTGCCCGGCGGCTATGCGATGCGCGAACTGCTCGGCTGGAAGGGCGACCGCGATGCCTATCGCCAGGGCAAGGCGGAAGACAAGACGGGGCAGCCCGGCAACGGCCTGTCGATCGTGCCCTCGACCAAGAAGGTGGGCGCGCCGGGCACCACGCTCGACGTGCCGCTCACCAACATCAACGCCAGCTACGTGCGCGGCCAGTTCGACGCCTTCGAGGTGCGCGTGCCGGGCGCGCCTGCGTCCGACGAGATCGTCTACATCCTCGCGATGAGCACCGGCTACCGCGTGCATGATCGCGTCGGAGGCCTGCGGGCCGAAGACATCAGCAAATGGGACGGCCTGCG from Variovorax sp. PBL-E5 includes the following:
- a CDS encoding 6-hydroxynicotinate reductase, whose amino-acid sequence is MTEHTKTDGLPGMDMPVLPEATGRAPLRNERMNASKVECNACPVLCQISEGRTGACDRYANRDGVLVRVDPVLLLRRELASESPALVPFARPAAEPAAGGAEPDWNGDLLHADEVFVTGVGSSTTYPDYKPAPFIVASRAQGVDMVTVVTEGIFSYCSFKVKIDTDRFLGAEQANVRYRGEVVGHVTTAEYGSQMLSLGGVHHLTGGSKKEGRMTVELMQLLGNKKAAECVIDGGASMVIQAGRAPIVNGVEEQRMRVGCGSAAIGIFARQLFGQADEVVVVDDHITGVLTEHQAGRCLDMAASGIQMRGRKSTPGRYFQVANPGNGWGGTDIDDPLSIIEGWEEGVARPGLRLLMTSTTGEHAQWYVLDEQLRPVEQPMPAEVRRIVERIGENCEPSLCSVLFLGGAGGSLRAGVTENPVLLTRAIKRALVNVTCGGAPAYVWPGGGITVMVDVLRMPDNSFGTVPTPAIVAPIEFSMRRDDYAALGGHMAHVFSLEQALARGAWQADGAPLARQWLRMDAANPWPLGQPPMLG
- a CDS encoding UPF0280 family protein, producing the protein MSAQRSALDGGRWHFNHGPIDIVAEARGDAEAVAAAHEAAWLRFRGVLDELVAELPLLRQPVGAGCALQGRIARRMWNACAPLRAGFITPMAAVAGAVAQELVAFYERPGIERAWINNGGDIALHLAPGQSARVGLFADLARFDPSDRGPLLTDGQFAIDAAIPARGVATSGWRGRSFSLGIADSVTVLAASAAEADAAATVIANAVDVDDPGIHRRPASACKDDSDLCDIPVTTGVDALAPAQVRRALDAGAARAEALQRLGLVHAAVLVCQGQWHVLQPLSSQTMGPPPQLTDGTPSAAAGSVFA
- a CDS encoding amino acid synthesis family protein; its protein translation is MIDIRRVFTQVEHIHHEFGPRAATPLVRGAIAAVLTNPFAGRYEPDILPMMKLLDPVGVDMAHRLRAAMDVPVERIATYGKGAIVGAAGELEHGALWHVPGGYAMRELLGWKGDRDAYRQGKAEDKTGQPGNGLSIVPSTKKVGAPGTTLDVPLTNINASYVRGQFDAFEVRVPGAPASDEIVYILAMSTGYRVHDRVGGLRAEDISKWDGLR